In the genome of Laribacter hongkongensis DSM 14985, the window GGCTGATGGCACTGGGCGAGCGCCACTATGGCGAACTGCGCGCCACTGCCGGGCACTGGCTGGACGAAGTGGAAATCGGTGCGGAACGGCTGGACGACACGCCGAACCAGTTTTCCGGCGGCATGCAGCAGCGTTTGCAGATTGCCCGCAACCTTGTCACCCGGCCGCGGCTGGTGTTCATGGACGAGCCCACCGGCGGGCTGGATGTGTCGGTGCAGGCGCGCTTTCTCGACCTGACCCGCCGGCTGGTCCACGACTTCGGCATTGCCGTGATCATGGTCACCCACGATCTGGGCGTGGCCCGCCTGCTTGCCCATCGCACGCTGGTGATGCAGCAGGGCGGCGTGGTCGAGGCCGGGCTGACCGACCAGATCCTCGACGACCCGCAGCATCCGTATACCCAGCTTCTGGTTTCTTCGATCTTGCAGGCCTGATGCCATGACCTTACTCATTGACGCCAACCGAATTGGCAAAACCTTTGTCCTGCACCAGCAGGGCGGCCTGAAGCTGCCGGTGCTGGCCGACGTGTCGCTGCAAGTGGCCGCCGGAGAATGCGTGGCGCTGACCGGCCCGTCGGGTGCGGGCAAAAGCACGTTCCTGAAAGCGCTGTACGCCAGCTATCTGGTGCAGAGCGGCAGCATCCGCATCCGTCACCGCGACCGCTGGGTGGACATGGCGCAGGCACTGCCGCACGAAGTGGTGGAAGTGCGGCGCGAAACCCTCGGCTACGTCAGCCAGTTCCTGCGGGTGATCCCGCGGGTGGGCGCGCTCGACATCGTGGCCGAGCCGCTGGTCGAACGGGGCGAATCCCAGGCCGCAGCCCGCCTGGTGGCCGGCGAATGGCTGGCCCGGCTGAACATTCCCGAGCGGCTGTGGTCGCTGCCACCGGCCACGTTTTCCGGCGGCGAGCAGCAGCGCATCAACATTGCCCGCGGCATGATTGCGCCGCGCCCGGTCCTGCTGCTGGACGAGCCGACGGCCTCGCTGGATGCCGGCAACCGTCAGGTGGTGATCGCGCTGATGAACGAAGCCAAGGCACGCGGCGCGGCGCTGGTCGGCATTTTCCACGATGAAGACACCCGCACGGCGGTCGCTGACCGCCTGTTTACCGTACCGTTGGTACGCGACGAGGAGATTCCCGCATGAGCCAGCTGTTCAACCATGCCCGCCTGATTCTGGCTGACCGCGTGATCGAGCGTGGAGCACTGGAAACCGTCAACGGGGTGATTACCGCCATTCACGAGCAACCGCTGCCGGAAGGGTGCGGTCTGGACCTGGGCGGGGATGACCTGATTCCCGGGCTGGTGGAAGTCCATACCGACAATCTGGAAAAACACCTGATGCCGCGCAACGGCGTGCTGTGGCCGATGTTGCCGGCTGTCATCACCCACGATGCGCAGTGCGTGGCGGCCGGCATCACCACCGTGCTGGATGCCCTGTCCGTCGGCGATCTGGAAGGTGAAAGCGTACGGCTGGAAACCCTTCACACCGCCTTTGCCGCCATCAATGCCGGCCAGGAAGCCGGCGTGTTCCGCGCCGACCACCTGATCCACCTGCGCTGCGAACTGGCCTATCCAGACTTGCTGGCCGAACTGGCCCCGCTGATCGACCATCCGGCCGTCCGGCTGCTGTCGGTCATGGACCACACGCCGGGGCAGCGCCAGTACCGCGATCTGGCGCAATACAAAAAGTATTACGCCAAGAAGAAAGTGAACTGGACGGACGACACTTTCGAGGCGGCCGTGGCGGAGCGCCGCGCCATGCAGGCCCGCCATGCAGACACGCACAATGCGGCGGTGGTGGAAATGGCACGGGTGCGCGGCATCGCGCTGGCCAGCCATGACGATACCGACCCGGCGCACATCGAGCTGGCCTGCCAGGACGGTGTGGTGATTTCGGAATTCCCGACGACCCGGGCTGCGGCTGCCGCAGCGCACGAGGCAGGACTGTGGACGGTAATGGGGGCACCCAACGTGGTGCGGGGTGGCTCGCACTCGGGCAATGTTGCGGCGGTGGAACTGGCCCGCGCCGGATTGCTCGATATCCTCTCCAGCGACTATGTGCCGGCTAGCCTGCTGCACGCGGCGTACCTGTTGCAGGAACAGGCCAGCTGGACACTGCCGGCCGCCATTGCCACCGTCAGCCGCACGCCGGCCCGTGCCATCGGACTGGCCGACCGGGGTGAAATTGCCGTGGGCCAGCGGGCGGACCTGGTGCGGGTACGCGCCCATGCCGACACACCACTGGTGCAGGGCGTGTGGAAACAGGGGCGGCAGGTTTTCTGATAACGACTCCCGGATTCAGGCATCCCGCCTGAATCCGGAGCAGGCACAAGTACCTGTCGCACGGGTGATTGCGTCTGCTCCGGCACGTATCCTGTCTTCAGAAACGGCGTACGCAGCCGGTTACCACGCCCCAGATCACCAGCTCCTGCTCGTAGCTGGGCACGATGTCGGGGTAATCGGGATTGGCTGCCTTAAGGATGACCCGTCCGCCCTGCCGTTGCAGGCGCTTAACGGTAAATTCGCCTTCTATGGCTGCCACAACGATGTCGCCGCTGGACGGAGTCCGGCTTTTGTCGACCACCAGGATGTCGCCGTCAAACACATGGGCACCGGTCATCGACTCTCCTTTGGCCCGGACCAGAAAAGTGGAAGGCGCGTCGTCGATCAGGTAGTGGTTGAGATCCAGCGTGTCTTCGACATAGTCATCTGCCGGGCTGGGCATGCCGGCGCGCACGCCAGCGGCATGCAACGGCATACCCAGCACCGGTGCC includes:
- a CDS encoding LexA family protein — protein: MHSPDKPGRGGARAGAGRPAGSGRIDTSEPLTQIRVPVEDKEAVITLVKARQAARLASIEELAGQYPGEVLLPARLAPVLGMPLHAAGVRAGMPSPADDYVEDTLDLNHYLIDDAPSTFLVRAKGESMTGAHVFDGDILVVDKSRTPSSGDIVVAAIEGEFTVKRLQRQGGRVILKAANPDYPDIVPSYEQELVIWGVVTGCVRRF
- the phnK gene encoding phosphonate C-P lyase system protein PhnK → MTPILSVRSLGKRYGQRWGCRDISFDLYPGEVLCIVGESGSGKSTLLSTLAGRLPADAGEVGFVDQHGTRHDLIRLAEADRRRLARTEWGFVTQHARDGLRMNVSAGANVSERLMALGERHYGELRATAGHWLDEVEIGAERLDDTPNQFSGGMQQRLQIARNLVTRPRLVFMDEPTGGLDVSVQARFLDLTRRLVHDFGIAVIMVTHDLGVARLLAHRTLVMQQGGVVEAGLTDQILDDPQHPYTQLLVSSILQA
- a CDS encoding alpha-D-ribose 1-methylphosphonate 5-triphosphate diphosphatase, with product MSQLFNHARLILADRVIERGALETVNGVITAIHEQPLPEGCGLDLGGDDLIPGLVEVHTDNLEKHLMPRNGVLWPMLPAVITHDAQCVAAGITTVLDALSVGDLEGESVRLETLHTAFAAINAGQEAGVFRADHLIHLRCELAYPDLLAELAPLIDHPAVRLLSVMDHTPGQRQYRDLAQYKKYYAKKKVNWTDDTFEAAVAERRAMQARHADTHNAAVVEMARVRGIALASHDDTDPAHIELACQDGVVISEFPTTRAAAAAAHEAGLWTVMGAPNVVRGGSHSGNVAAVELARAGLLDILSSDYVPASLLHAAYLLQEQASWTLPAAIATVSRTPARAIGLADRGEIAVGQRADLVRVRAHADTPLVQGVWKQGRQVF
- the phnL gene encoding phosphonate C-P lyase system protein PhnL; protein product: MTLLIDANRIGKTFVLHQQGGLKLPVLADVSLQVAAGECVALTGPSGAGKSTFLKALYASYLVQSGSIRIRHRDRWVDMAQALPHEVVEVRRETLGYVSQFLRVIPRVGALDIVAEPLVERGESQAAARLVAGEWLARLNIPERLWSLPPATFSGGEQQRINIARGMIAPRPVLLLDEPTASLDAGNRQVVIALMNEAKARGAALVGIFHDEDTRTAVADRLFTVPLVRDEEIPA